The following coding sequences lie in one Serinus canaria isolate serCan28SL12 chromosome 12, serCan2020, whole genome shotgun sequence genomic window:
- the COL7A1 gene encoding collagen alpha-1(VII) chain isoform X4 has translation MSSQLLLLAVLPALLRPPAAMAQKRSQAVCEDVLEADIAFLVDGSSSIGRNNFRAVRTFMEELVGPFVQVVGEKAVRFAMAQYSDDPRVEFSFSQHTDGTSVRRAIQQLSYKGGNTRTGAGFRYIADNFFGPTQRRPGVPQICILITDGKSQDDAEGPAAKLKSQGIKVFAVGIKNADRKELIRVASMPTDAFFFYVGDFKLLDTLLPLITRRVCTTVGGTLRLLDGPSHTGPSNLEVLERGLDHLRIRWRAASGPITGYRVQYVPLTGLGQPIMAERQEVSVGPRETNTVLRGLRVGTEYQVTVTAQYANSIGESVSGRARTQSRAGSVLDFRVVETGPTFLRLAWQPGPEPPQGYSLSYAVQGAPQREEKSLTASAQSATLSNLQPDTEYMVMLQPHYAQQPAVPATLTARTRHLVGVQHLTVHNVSAQSMLLAWQPVSGATGYRLSWATRTGQVSHRVDLDAGQRSHALVGLQPNTDYVVTVAPLFRQLEGPTATVRQRTEAGTDQTLQTNILGPTSIQVLWTSARDARGYRLEWKRATGPEPPRTVSLPSSTNTYQLTGLKPGTEYRITLYTLYDGGEVATPVTTFQTGVEVPMGAVSDLRLVEESGRWVRLSWTGVPGATEYKVVVRNSQDGTERTRRIPGSQTGLELGDLREGIPYLVRVSALAGGREGSAATLTVRLKYPEVGSISDLRVMEAGPSQLRVTWRGLPGAGGYLLTWQGSDGLKKSRFLPADPTTFTIDGLHANIVYTVSVSAIVDGREGSPVTATGRIVPEQVGKVTQLEVQASRSNVARVTWVGVPGATAYRVVWSRRDGGSENSRRVPGHTNSFDIPNLEGGVSYTVKVTALIGNREGNPVSIVVTTPEAVPLRPVSGFQVTEASEHRLLLTWLPVAGSTGYRLFWRLAEGGPQHSQQLPATSSSYALSGLEPGRHYHISITSLAGSRESEPATITAITTAPSRITSLRVTEVQRDSVTLTWTPVPGASGYVLSWSPPAAGGEKGRTLPSTASSQQVSGLRLGQRYTFTLRPLLGSTPGAEVSISERTVCRDALGDVVFLVHGTRNSSSGANAVRTLLSNTVSALGRLGPEGTQVALATYSYRSLPWLLLNRSSDLPTVLEQIRAMRYEEPSGNAIGAAMTFARTYLLSPGAGRRPGVPAVLVVLADGPSGDDAITVARDVKAGGVQVLAVGMEGADREQLRRMVTSEDPRYIYHGSDLAELEGDLTDDLCTIISTRPAPKPKPCTVKCPKGEKGDRGEAGLQGRMGPPGLPGQPGRHGLPGSPGPPGPQGPPGESAEGPGKKGDRGFPGADGVPGSPGRPGNPGSPGQPGIQGIPGPRGDPGLRGPMGLPGPKGEKGEPGEPRVITDGEQGLPGQKGEPGVPGRPGSPGIPGPRGPLGDPGPPGPLGPMGLPGPPGEFVKGEKGDRGERGPPGFADGAVPRGDPGPPGLPGDPGPRGPAGPPGLKGEKGDGTEGFPGPPGRPGDPGDRGPRGPPGEQGRKGDRGAPGELGETGEKGDRGVPGPEGEKGEMGAPGHPGPSGREGAPGPTGPRGEKGDPGPPGRPAPSVEGVGEKGDRGFPGPEGPPGPKGNTGDKGARGPPGLSIPGPAGPKGEQGDRGIVGLTGRSGPKGDPGEPGEKGEPGRAGAPGQMGPRGKEGERGEKGDEGTPGEAGLPGKPGDRGPRGLPGYRGPPGEKGDLGDPGPEGRNGSPGAPGSKGDRGDPGLPGPPGRTVDVGLGGVGGKGEKGDPGDPGEDGAKGARGDAGSPGVPGERGVEGPRGPPGTRGDPGDRGLPGEKGDRGPPGLDGRNGLEGKPGPPGPAGLRGDPGKQGDPGRDGLPGLRGEQGPPGPVGPLGPPGVPGKPGEDGKPGLNGKNGEDGTPGEDGRKGDKGDTGLPGREGRSGAKGEQGDRGVPGPLGPPGLPGVPGQVGPPGQGSPGLRGVAGPKGDPGEPGLRGEPGRPGSPGARGDPGTTVNIERSLEALGIKVSSLKELTGAYDGSSDSFPPAVERLRGQKGSRGDPGERGPPGREGSLGFPGERGPKGDKGDPGTPGPQGPMGRAVGERGPEGPPGQPGEPGKPGIPGVPGRAGELGESGRSGEKGDRGEKGDRGEQGRDGLPGPPGPPGPKVDVVEGSLMGLPGERGPIGPKGAKGEPGAEGERGPKGDKGEGGLRGDRGEPGEKGRDGSPGLPGERGLAGPEGKPGLPGFPGVLGRPGNQGDPGPPGPPGSAGPPGTQGPAGAKGDPGEPGSSIRGLPGPQGNMGLPGPLGPPGPGGPPGVPGLPGQVGESGKPGVPGRDGVPGKDGEAGVPGKMGLPGPSGPAGPKGEPGDAGAPGQAIIGPPGAKGEKGEPALLEGVLLGEPGSKGDRGLPGPKGDKGEPGKFGEPGDPGEDGAKGSSGAKGEKGSVGVGARGPPGQDGPPGLKGDTGLPGLPGPPGLAGPAGMPGQPGLRGDNGQPGPPGPPGERGLIGFPGRDGTAGPPGPVGPPGPAGIQGPPGLKGDKGAPGAGLPGARGERGDPGPRGEDGRPGPEGDRGPAGLPGNRGERGDKGDIGAPGPKGDKGDTVVVEGPPGARGSKGEPGERGLKGTEGDKGDKGEQGMLGEKGTRGEQGEKGSMGFPGARGPSGQKGEVGAPGEPGEPGQPGRDGIPGARGDKGDMGPLGMRGLKGDRGMKGACGLNGEKGDKGEPGIPGRSGLPGRKGEPGELGLSGPPGIPGKEGLMGPKGDRGFDGQQGAKGDQGEKGDRGAPGVMGGPGPRGSDGAPGPPGPSGSVGPRGPEGMQGQKGERGPPGQSVPGARGMPGIPGERGEQGSPGTHGLRGEKGEPGMTEEEIRAFVRQEMSQHCACGGHFPRHQDSREHSGWGAQARSSFHSAQGAGRIVRQENEHDQTGSFSTQPFLAGSAHVVPVLKLSHTEEDEGQDRQITLDDDDLAYDMDGEEDDYEEVPEMDSVEQPTVDAEPCRLPLDEGSCQRYTLRWYYNQRARECRPFVYSGCQGNPNRFHSKEECELHCGQHPGADSRGSAGSTEGGQPKV, from the exons ATGAGCAGCcaactcctgctcctggctgtgctcccgGCGCTCCTGCGTCCTCCAGCTGCCATGGCACAGAAGAGGAGCCAAG CAGTGTGTGAGGATGTGCTGGAGGCTGACATCGCCTTCCTGGTGGATGGCTCATCCAGCATCGGAAGGAACAACTTCCGTGCTGTCCGCACCTTCATGGAGGAGCTGGTGGGGCCGTTTGTGCAGGTGGTGGGTGAGAAGGCAGTGCGCTTTGCCATGGCACAGTACAGTGATGACCCAAG GGTGGAGTTCTCATTCTCCCAGCACACTGATGGCACAAGTGTCCGGAGGGCCATCCAGCAGCTGAGCTACAAAGGTGGCAACACACGCACAGGTGCTGGCTTCCGCTACATTGCTGACAACTTCTTCGGCCCCACGCAGCGCCGGCCTGGGGTCCCCCAG atCTGCATTCTCATCACGGATGGCAAGTCCCAGGATGATGCTGAGGGGCCAGCAGCGAAGCTGAAGAGCCAGGGCATCAAGGTCTTTGCCGTGG GTATTAAAAATGCTGACCGCAAGGAGCTGATCCGTGTGGCCTCAATGCCTACTGATGCCTTCTTCTTCTACGTCGGTGATTTCAAGCTGCTGGACACGCTGCTGCCACTGATAACGCGAAGGGTGTGCACCACTGTTGGGGGCACCCTGCGCCTGCTGG ATGGGCCAAGCCACACTGGCCCCTCCAACCTGGAGGTCCTGGAGCGGGGCCTTGACCATCTGCGGATCCgctggagagcagccagtgGTCCCATCACTGGCTACCGGGTGCAGTATGTGCCACTGACAGGGCTAGGGCAGCCCATCAtggcagagaggcaggag gtgagcgTGGGGCCACGGGAGACAAACACTGTGCTACGGGGACTGCGTGTTGGGACAGAGTACCAGgtcactgtcactgcccagTATGCCAACAGCATCGGCGAGTCAGTGTCTGGCCGAGCACGAACCC AAAGCCGTGCTGGCTCCGTGCTGGATTTTCGCGTGGTGGAGACTGGACCAACCTTTCTGCGGCTGGCCTGGCAGCCTGGCCCCGAGCCCCCCCAGGGCTACAGCCTCAGCTATGCTGTGCAAG GAGCACCtcaaagagaggagaagagcCTGACAGCCAGTGCACAGTCAGCCACACTCAGCAACCTGCAGCCTGATACTGAGTACATGGTGATGCTCCAGCCCCACTAtgcacagcagcctgctgtCCCCGCCACCCTCACCGCCCGGACAC GGCACCTGGTGGGCGTGCAGCACTTGACTGTCCACAACGTGTCAGCACAGAGcatgctgctggcctggcagccTGTCAGTGGTGCGACCGGCTACCGGCTCTCCTGGGCAACCCGCACAG GGCAGGTCAGCCACAGGGTGGACCTGGATGCCGGGCAGAGGTCACATGCATtggtggggctgcagcccaACACCGACTATGTGGTGACGGTGGCCCCACTCTTCAGGCAGCTGGAGGGGCCCACAGCCACTGTGCGGCAGAGGACAG AGGCAGGTACAGACCAGACGCTGCAGACCAACATCCTGGGCCCCACATCCATCCAAGTGCTCTGGACCAGTGCCCGTGATGCTCGTGGCTACCGTCTGGAGTGGAAGAGAGCCACAG gaCCAGAGCCCCCCAGAACAGTgtctctccccagcagcaccaatACTTACCAGCTGACGGGGCTGAAGCCAGGCACTGAGTACCGCATCACCCTCTACACGCTCTATGATGGCGGGGAGGTGGCTACCCCTGTCACCACCTTTCAGAcag GCGTGGAGGTACCCATGGGTGCTGTGTCAGACCTGCGGCTTGTTGAGGAATCGGGCAGGTGGGTACGGCTGAGCTGGACCGGTGTCCCTGGTGCCACCGAGTACAAAGTGGTGGTGCGCAACAGCCAGG ATGGCACGGAGAGGACGAGGCGCATCCCAGGCAGCCAGACGGGGTTGGAGCTCGGTGACCTCCGGGAGGGCATCCCCTACCTGGTGCGTGTCTCAGCACTGGCAGGCGGCCgggagggcagtgctgccacGCTTACTGTCCGCCTCA AGTATCCAGAGGTGGGCAGCATTTCGGATCTGCGGGTGATGGAAGCCGGTCCCAGCCAGCTGCGGGTCACCTGGAGAGGGCTACCAGGTGCTGGGGGCTACCTGCTGACGTGGCAAGGCAGTGACG GTCTGAAGAAATCTCGCTTCCTCCCTGCTGACCCCACCACCTTCACCATTGATGGGCTGCATGCTAACATCGTCTACACCGTCAGTGTCTCAGCCATTGTGGATGGCCGTGAGGGCAGCCCTGTCACTGCCACAGGACGAATAG tgccagagcaggtggggAAGGTGACCCAGCTGGAGGTGCAGGCATCCAGGAGCAATGTTGCCCGTGTCACTTGGGTCGGTGTGCCGGGAGCCACTGCCTACCGTGTGGTGTGGAGCCGCAGGGATG GGGGTTCAGAGAATAGCCGGCGAGTTCCTGGCCACACCAACTCCTTTGACATCCCTAACCTGGAGGGAGGCGTCTCCTACACTGTGAAGGTGACGGCACTCATTGGCAACCGGGAAGGCAACCCTGTCTCCATTGTCGTCACCACCC cGGAGGCAGTCCCCCTACGCCCTGTCAGCGGCTTCCAGGTGACCGAGGCCTCGGAGCACCGCCTGCTCCTGACCTGGCTGCCAgtggctggcagcactgggtACCGTCTGTTCTGGCGCTTGGCTGAAG gggggCCCCAGCAtagccagcagctcccagccacctCCAGCTCTTATGCTCTGTCGGGACTGGAACCGGGCCGGCACTACCACATCAGCAtcaccagcctggctggcagccGGGAGAGCGAGCCAGCCACCATCACTGCCATCACCA CTGCCCCAAGCCGCATCACCAGCCTGCGGGTAACAGAAGTGCAGAGGGATTCGGTGACTCTCACCTGGACTCCAGTCCCTGGTGCCTCTGGCTATGTCCTCTCCTGGAGCCCGCCTGCAG CTGGTGGGGAGAAGGGGCGGAcgctgcccagcactgccagctcccagcaggtcTCTGGGCTGCGCCTGGGCCAGCGCTACACCTTCACCCTCCGGCCACTCCTGGGGAGCACACCGGGTGCCGAGGTGTCCATCAGTGAGCGCACAG TCTGCAGGGATGCCCTCGGTGACGTGGTCTTTCTAGTACACGGCACCCGCAACAGCTCCTCTGGTGCCAACGCTGTCCGCACCCTCCTCTCCAACACCGTGTCTGCCCTGGGGCGCCTGGGCCCTGAGGGCACACAG GTGGCCCTGGCCACATACAGCTACCGCAGCCtaccctggctgctcctcaaCCGCTCCAGTGACCTGCCCACCGTGCTGGAGCAGATCCGTGCCATGCGCTACGAGGAGCCCAGCGGCAACGCCATCG GGGCAGCCATGACCTTTGCCAGGACCTACCTGCTGAGTCCTGGTGCAGGGCGCCGTCCTGgggtgccagcagtgctggtggtTCTGGCTGATGGCCCCTCTGGGGATGATGCCATCACTGTGGCCAGAGATGTCAAGGCTGGGG GGGTccaggtgctggcagtgggCATGGAGGGGGCAGACCGGGAGCAGCTCCGGCGCATGGTCACCAGTGAGGACCCACGGTACATCTACCATGGCAGTGAccttgcagagctggagggagacCTCACTGATGACCTCTGCACCATCATCTCCACCAGG CCAGCACCAAAGCCAAAGCCCTGCACTGTGAAGTGCCCCAAG GGCGAGAAGGGAGACCGCGGTGAGGCA GGACTGCAAGGACGTATGGGACCACCAGGTCTCCCTGGGCAGCCG GGTCGCCACGGGCTTCCTGGCTCTCCAGGACCACCAGGGCCACAGGGTCCACCAGGAGAGAGTGCTGAGGGTCCGGGCAAGAAGGGGGACAGG ggatTTCCTGGAGCCGATGGAGTACCAGGGAGCCCTGGACGCCCTGGGAATCCTGGATCACCTGGGCAGCCA GGCATCCAGGGCATCCCTGGTCCTCGAGGGGATCCT GGTTTGCGTGGGCCCATGGGACTCCCTGGCCCAAAGGGGGAGAAAGGTGAACCG ggagagcccagggtgatcacagatggagagcaggggctgccaggccAGAAAGGGGAGCCAGGTGTGCCG GGCCGCCCCGGCTCACCTGGAATCCCTGGCCCACGGGGGCCTCTTGGTGATCCAGGCCCCCCTGGTCCACTTGGACCCATGGGGCTACCGGGACCTCCTGGAGAGTTTGTGAAG GGAGAGAAGGGTGACCGAGGGGAAAGG GGCCCCCCTGGATTTGCAGATGGGGCAGTACCTCGAGGGGACCCTGGACCCCCA GGCCTCCCTGGGGACCCTGGGCCTCGGGGACCTGCTGGGCCCCCTGGGCTGAAGGGAGAGAAG GGTGATGGCACAGAAGGTTTCCCAGGGCCACCTGGCCGTCCCGGGGACCCAGGAGACAGG ggtcCTCGGGGACCaccaggggagcagggcaggaag GGAGACCGTGGTGCACCGGGCGAGCTGGGAGAGACAGGCGAGAAG ggagacCGTGGTGTGCCAGGCCCAGAGGGTGAGAAG ggtGAGATGGGAGCCCCAGGGCACCCGGGGCCATCAGGCAGAGAG GGAGCTCCAGGACCTACAGGCCCCCGGGGAGAGAAG ggcgATCCAGGACCACCTGGCAGGCCA GCTCCCAGTGTGGAGGGTGTTGGAGAGAAG GGTGACAGAGGTTTCCCAGGACCAGAAGGACCTCCTGGCCCCAAGGGTAACACAGGAGATAAAGGTGCCCGT GGTCCCCCTGgcctgagcatccctgggccAGCTGGCCCCAAAGGCGAGCAGGGCGATCGG GGCATCGTTGGCCTCACAGGCAGGAGCGGCCCAAAG GGTGACCCAGGAGAGCCAGGGGAGAAGGGGGAGCCGGGCCGAGCGGGCGCCCCTGGGCAGATGGGGCCGCGAGGCAAGGAG GGAGAGCGAGGAGAGAAAGGTGACGAAGGCACCCCG GGAGAAGCAGGCCTGCCTGGCAAACCTGGAGACAGGGGTCCCCGG GGCCTTCCTGGCTACCGTGGCCCCCCCGGGGAGAAGGGTGACTTGGGGGACCCAGGACCTGAAGGCAGGAAT ggcagccctggagcaccaggGAGCAAGGGTGACCGTGGGGACCCA GGGCTTCCTGGACCCCCAGGACGAACT GTCGATGTTGGGCTCGGAGGAGTGGGGGGAAAGGGTGAGAAG GGGGACCCTGGGGACCCGGGTGAGGATGGCGCCAAGGGTGCCCGGGGTGATGCTGGCTCCCCTGGAGTGCCTGGAGAGAGG GGTGTGGAGGGCCCCCGTGGCCCCCCTGGCACACGG GGTGACCCTGGGGACCGAGGCCTGCCGGGAGAGAAG GGGGACCGTGGCCCGCCAGGGCTGGATGGCCGCAATGGGCTGGAAGGCAAACCCGGGCCCCCAGGGCCTGCTGGGCTGAGG GGGGacccagggaagcagggagatCCTGGCCGGGAT gggctgcctgggctgcgGGGGGAGCAGGGACCACCTGGCCCCGTGGGTCCCCTGGGACCGCCTGGTGTGCCT gGCAAACCCGGTGAGGATGGCAAACCCGGCCTGAATGGCAAGAAT GGAGAAGATGGGACACCAGGAGAGGATGGGAGAAAG GGAGACAAAGGTGATACAGGACTACCTGGGAGAGAG GGCCGCAGCGGTGCCAAGGGCGAGCAGGGGGACAGAGGTGTGCCAGGCCCCCTCGGCCCCCCTGGCCTCCCCGGCGTCCCAGGGCAGGTTGGCCCCCCTGGCCAG GGCTCCCCAGGCCTCCGTGGGGTGGCTGGGCCCAAG gGGGACCCAGGGGAGCCTGGACTGCGAGGGGAGCCG GGGCGacctggcagccctggagcacgTGGAGACCCTGGGACTACAGTG AACATTGAACGTAGCCTGGAAGCACTTGGCATCAAG GTTTCATCCCTGAAGGAGCTCACGGGTGCCTATGATGGGAGCTCAGACTCGTTTCCGCCGGCGGTCGAGCGGCTGCGGGGCCAGAAGGGCAGTCGGGGGGATCCAGGAGAAAGGGGGCCCCCGGGCCGAGAG gGCTCCTTAGGCTTCCCTGGCGAGCGAGGACCCAAAGGTGACAAGGGAGACCCAGGTACCCCCGGCCCCCAGGGCCCCATGGGCCGGGCCGTGGGTGAGCGGGGTCCCGAGGGCCCgcctgggcagccaggggagCCTGGCAAGCCAGGCATTCCTGGGgtgccgggccgggctggggagctgggggaatCCGGGAGGTCCGGCGAGAAG GGCGACCGAGGCGAGAAGGGTGACCGAGGTGAGCAG GGAAGGGATGGCTTGCCTGGACCCCCAGGGCCCCCAGGGCCCAAG GTGGACGTGGTGGAGGGCAGCCTGATGGGCCTCCCAGGAGAGCGTGGCCCCATCGGACCCAAAGGAGCCAAG GGTGAGCCTGGAGCTGAGGGCGAGCGAGGACCCAAAGGAGACAAG GGTGAAGGTGGCTTGAGGGGTGACCGAGGGGAGCCTGGCGAGAAGGGCAGGGACGGCAGCCCG GGCCTCCCGGGTGAGAGAGGGCTGGCAGGCCCTGAGGGGAAGCCG GGCTTGCCAGGCTTTCCTGGCGTGCTGGGACGCCCG GGCAATCAGGGAGAcccaggacccccaggaccTCCG ggcagtgctggccccCCAGGGACCCAGGGCCCAGCTGGTGCCAAG GGTGATCCAGGGGAACCTGGCTCCAGCATCCGT GGCTTGCCTGGCCCCCAGGGCAACATGGGCCTGCCAGGACCCCTTGGGCCCCCTGGCCCAGGG GGCCCGCCGGGGGTCCCCGGGCTGCCAGGACAAGTG GGGGAGAGCGGGAAGCCAGGCGTGCCAGGCAGGGACGGTGTGCCAGGGAAGGACGGTGAGGCAGGAGTGCCTGGGAAGATG GGCTTACCGGGACCTTCGGGGCCTGCTGGTCCCAAGGGAGAGCCAGGGGATgctggagccccagggcag GCCATCATCGGCCCCCCTGGAGCCAAGGGAGAGAAG GGTGAGCCGGCGCTGCTGGAGggtgtgctgctgggagagccc GGCTCCAAGGGTGACCGAGGCTTGCCAGGCCCCAAGGGTGACAAG GGGGAGCCAGGAAAGTTTGGAGAGCCAGGAGATCCTGGGGAAGAT GGAGCCAAGGGGTCCTCTGGAGCCAAAGGGGAGAAG GGATCAGTGGGTGTCGGTGCACGGGGACCACCAGGACAGGATGGGCCTCCGGGTCTGAAG GGTGACACTGGCTTGCCAGGATTACCAGGACCCCCAGGCTTGGCAGGCCCTGCTGGGATGCCAGGACAGCCAGGCCTGAGAGGGGACAATGGACAGCCTGGCCCTCCAGGTCCCCCAGGAGAGAGG GGTTTGATTGGCtttccaggcagggatggcaccgCTGGACCACCAGGACCTGTGGGGCCCCCAGGGCCGGCC GGCATACAAGGGCCCCCTGGCCTGAAGGGTGACAAG GGTGCTCCGGGAGCCgggctgccaggagccaggggtGAACGTGGTGACCCAGGACCACGG GGTGAGGATGGGCGCCCAGGGCCAGAAGGGGATCGTGGGCCAGCA GGCTTGCCTGGGAACCGTGGGGAGCGTGGGGACAAG GGAGACATTGGGGCCCCAGGACCCAAAGGAGACAAG GGTGATACTGTGGTGGTGGAGGGGCCGCCAGGAGCACGGGGCAGCAAGGGGGAGCCG GGAGAGCGTGGCCTGAAGGGCACAGAAGGGGACAAGGGGGACAAGGGGGAGCAAGGCATGCTCGGAGAGAAG GGCACGAGGGGTGAACAAGGAGAGAAGGGCTCCATGGGCTTCCCTGGGGCACGTGGCCCTAGTGGGCAGAAG GGAGAGGTtggagcaccaggagagccTGGCGAGCCG GGCCAGCCTGGCCGTGATGGCATCCCCGGGGCCCGGGGGGACAAGGGGGACATGGGACCCCTGGGCATGCGTGGCCTCAAG GGTGACCGGGGCATGAAAGGTGCCTGTGGCCTCAATGGGGAAAAGGGTGACAAG GGAGAGCCAGGGATCCCAGGGCGCTCGGGACTgccagggaggaaaggagagcCG GGAGAACTGGGTCTGTCAGGACCACCAGGCATTCCTGGAAAGGAAGGGCTCATGGGACCCAAG GGTGACCGGGGATTtgatgggcagcagggagccaaAGGAGACCAGGGGGAGAAAGGAGACCGG ggTGCCCCGGGTGTTATGGGTGGCCCTGGTCCCCGGGGCAGTGACGGTGCTCCTGGCCCCCCTGGGCCCTCAGGGAGCGTTGGCCCACGAGGTCCTGAGGGCATGCAGGGCCAGAAG GGGGAGAGAGGCCCCCCTGGACAGTCAGTGCCCGGTGCACGTGGCATGCCTGGCATCCCTGGTGAGAGAGGAGAGCAG ggcagtcCTGGCACCCACGGGCTCCGTGGGGAGAAGGGGGAGCCAGGCATGACG gaggaggagatcCGTGCCTTCGTCAGGCAGGAGATGAGCCAGCACTGTG CCTGTGGTGGCCACTTCCCACGGCACCAGGACTCGCGTGAGCACTCAG GCTGGGGGgctcaggccaggagcagcttccactctgcccagggagcaggaagAATCGTCCGCCAGGAGAATGAGCATGACCAAACAG GGTCCTTCTCCACTCAGCCGTTCCTTGCTGGCAGCGCTCACGTAGTCCCTGTGCTCAAGTTGTCACACACTGAGGAGGATGAGG ggcaggacaggcagaTCACGCTCGACGACGATGACCTCGCGTATGACATGGATGGAGAGGAGGATGACTACGAGGAGGTCCCAGAGATGGACAGTGTGGAGCAGCCCACAGTGGATG CCGAGCCCTGCAGGCTGCCGCTGGACGAGGGGAGCTGCCAGCGCTACACCCTGCGCTGGTACTACAACCAAAGAGCCCGCGAGTGCCGGCCCTTCGTCTACAGCGGCTGCCAGGGCAACCCCAACCGCTTCCACAGCAAGGAGGAGTGTGAGCTGCACTGCGGGCAGCACCCCGGGGCAG ATTCCCGcggcagtgctggcagcacgGAGGGAGGGCAGCCAAAGGTGTAG